The following DNA comes from Palaemon carinicauda isolate YSFRI2023 chromosome 27, ASM3689809v2, whole genome shotgun sequence.
ttctctctgttttttttttttttttttttattgttacctttTGGCATGTGCTAAAGAACGACACTGGACTACCAGTTAAATAGCCTTTGCAAAATAAGCCCAATCGTTCTctctattcttttattattatcctttgGCGTGTGCTAAAAAATGGCAAAAAGCCTTTGCAAAATAAGaccaatagttattattattattattattattattattattattattacaagctaagctacaaccctaattggaaaagcaagatgctataagcccaagggctccaacagggataaatagcccagtgaggaaaggaaacaagaaaataaataaacgatataattaatgaaaaatcaaaatgaaatattttcaaaacatgaaCGACATGATAACAGATATtcgatatacaaactatataaaaaaacaataatagaaaataaacaaacaaacagacgaacAACAGAACAGAATGTGGTCAATATATGCAAACGGCACACATTCCTAAGAGGGTCACTCAAGGGTACCATTATACCCTATGGCATCGGTGGTGGTACATGCCCAGAATATAGATCTGGGCATTTTTTGGCGACTAAAGGATGGTACGTGTATACACATACTGATTAAGCGTATAAACCTGTGCGTATAATCCAATTTATTCATGCCGTACTCTGTATTTGTTACTTATAGCTATATAACGTAGTTTATATAAAGAttcatcaatatcattatatatatatatatatatatatatatatatatatatatatattatatatatgtatatatgtatatatatacataatataaataaacatatatagtctataatgtatatacatatatatatatatatatatatatatatatatatatatatatatatatatatatatatatatatatatacacatatatatatatacatatatatacatgtatgatatagataaacatatataagctataatgtgtatatataaatatatatatatatatatatatatatatatatatatatatatatatatatatatatatatatatatataatataccaaaaGGAAATCCAAATTAATCAAAAtagaattacaaaaataaaataaaatgaatcacAATGCATATGAAGACACGGTGGGGTGGGGTTAGTGgagagaaaaatgaagaaaagagagAGGAAGATTATTCTCTAACTTAGGTCAGCTTAGCTGAGCAAATTTTTGCTAGTATGTAAGACAGTGGTCTCACCAGGTTAATGCTTAACATCAGTTGAAACGTTGGTTCCAAATTCCTTTAGGGCTTCTGCAGAATGATTGATagtaaccttgcctttcatttgaagagacaggGGTTCGATCCCAATGGGAGGTGGAAATTTATATCTAGTGATCatggtattgtgttgattttcaatacagatatatatatatatatatatatatatatatatatatatatatatatatatatatatatatatatatatatatattaaattaaattgcgtgagagagagagagagagagagagagagagagagagagagagagagagagagagagagagagagatgttagcatAAAGACTGTACTTAGCTTAtgctaatgaaaataatacaaGCTTTGCGTTCGACCCTAAAACAAAAAAATGTAAATTCACAAACACGACTATCTCgcaaaaaaatataaaggaaaagcaCAAACTGGcaacgtaaattttttttttcacgatgcgGCGGAACTTACATTGGATGAGAAGATTCGAACTTAGCGTCGGTGAAGAGAGAGTGCGGACAGTTCTCCTCGTAGTCGACGCACACGCCGGAGGATCTTCCTACCAACTCGGCCTCGAGGTAATCGTCCAGACGGAACTCGGCGTAAGGCGACAGACTTGGACTGTTCGTGCCGAGGTTGTGAGGGGTAAACGAGAGAATGATGAGGACGTGGTAGAATGAGCGGTGCTTTCGCATTCTTGTCTTATGGTGTAATGATTTTTGTAGGTTTATTCACATATGATAAATGTCcaaattgcgctctctctctctctctctctctctctctctctctctctctctctctgtatatatatatatatatatatatatatatatatatatatatatatatatatatatatatatatatatacacacacatatatatatacacacacacacacacacacatatatatatatatatatatatatatatatatatatatatatatatatatatatatataataacagcagACGTTTCCGGGCtctctgcaaaacaaaggcctcactcATGTACTTTGTCACGtgtggggtttggctattttctcacacaaacacaaacatacacacacacacacacacacacttatatatatatatatatatatatatatatatatatatatatatatatatatatatgtatatatttatacatatatatttatatacaatttaccTGAAGAAGATCTCGAGAGCTTCTCCCAAGATGCCGTATCGATCGAGCGGTGCCTGGAACATCTCGCAGATGGCTCTCAACAGACAAGCCTTCCCGTTCATGCCGATGCTTTCCAAAGTAGTCTCTATTGTAAAATACATGACCTCCCTACAGAAGAAAAAAAGAGGTACTTTATAAAGTAAAAACATGGGTAAATCATTTCACCTAcactattttgttaaagtttttatagtttatataggaaatatttattttcatgttgttgctattcttaaaacattttatttttcctttttcctttcctcactgagctattttccctgttggggcccctgggcttatagcatcctgcttttccaactagggttgtagcttagcaagtaataataataatagtattgctaCTACTCTTACTGCTGTAGGCTAATAAGTTCAAATGTGTGAAAGTTGATAATGCGCAAGTTACTGCATAACAAAATTTATATTCAAATAGATTATATGGATTCTAACGTGAGAGATTCTTTACTTGCAATGACAAAATCAGCTATAATGAACAACAGATTGGATGTCCTTCAAGCAGAAAATCAAATGACGATAGCAGAACAGATCACATTTTCTGACATTTTTTAAGGGCAACTTGTCAACCTTTTCATCAAGGAAAAAcctttattattcttatatcattatcatcaattgccaagcaacaaccatagttggaaaagccggacgctacaagtacaagggctccaacagggaaaacaacccagtgaggaaaggtaacaaggaaaaatacaatatataaagaacagtaacaacattaagataaatatcacctatataaactataaaagctttaacaaacaagagaaagagaaataaaatagaagtgtgcctgagcaagagaactctatctcaaaagagtgaaagaccatggtacagaggctatggcactacccaagactagagaacaatggtttgattttggagtgtcctcttcctagaagagctgcttaccatagctaaagagtcttttctacccttaccaagagaaaagtgaccactgaacaattacagtgcagtaaccccttgggtgaagaagaattcttcacCTAagttgtaaccctagttggaaaagcaggatgctataagcccaagggctccaacagggaaaacagctcagtgagtaaaggaaataaggtaacagttAGAATAGTGTGCAAATCAGTGACTGAAACCAATGTCTTGAACTTCATTTAAAGTTCCACAAGATGAGTGTTCTTTTTTTGGATGAAACTCTAACTTTAGTAGTCattaatttgtttctttatttacaGTACTGCTTCATTATTCACAAAGAAACGGAGTATTTggcaagcgagagaactctaacccaagactgtggaagactaaGGCGAACTACATGACCATAGTTCTACGATTATTATTACCAGCCTGATTCATCACTGGGTGACAAGGCGCTACCAAAAGCAGCAAAGAAACGCGTTCATGTGCCATCGCCCTAAGAATTCTTATCACAAAGAGGAcatcaaaggtagtaggttggccggggcaccagccacctgttgagatctaccgctagagcgttatggggtcctttgactggccagacagtgctacattggatcattctctttggttacggttcaccttccctttgcctatacatacaccgaatagtctaacctattttttacagattctcctctgtcctcatacatctaacaactcTGAGATTATCTCACAATTTTTCTTTACCAAAAGGGTTtaatactgcactttaattgtacagtggccacttttctcttggtatgggtagaagagactctttagttgtggtaagcagctcttctaggaggacactccaaggtcaaaccactgttctctagtcttggatggtgacatagccactgtaccatggtcttccactgtcttgggttagagttttcttgcttgagggtacactcgggctcactattctatctaatttctcttcctcttttcttgttaaagtttttatagtttaaaaaggaaacatttattttaatgttgttcctgttcttgaaatatttcatttttcctcgtttcttttcctcactgggctattttccctgttgaggcccctgggcttatagcatcctgcttttccaaataaggttgtagcttagcaagtaataataataataataattgggtaccATCGGTTACCTGTCTCCTCCAGCCCAGTTGATTCCGGGCGACTGTTCGCCGACTTCCCGCTTCAGCCGGAAGAGCTCGTCCAGGAACGTGAAGTTTCTGAAATCCGCAAAAGGATGGTCTTCTGTTGTCAGTCCAAGATCGTCCAAGTTAACTGTATGAAAAAGAGAGGCATTATGAAGataatattttatacataattCATGTATGTTATAGTTCAACCATAAAATCCTTATCTATTTAGGTATCTATCTATTTAATGAAagtcatataaatataaaagtaccTATGATTTAATAGCTTTATTACACTTCTCTGATGCTCTGTTTACATGCACATCCTACTGCTTGATATACCTAtggcataattataaatatattcgcGATGCACATATTTAACCAAATTCACTACTTCTGTATAGTTTAATAAATCACAAATATCTCTATACTTCTCTTTATGCCAATGTTTTGTCGGCACTATACATTGAAAGCCCTGAAACCTGAATGGAAATAAATCATAATATTCTCCATCTAGGTTTGACTCGAAAACCGAGCTGGATAAAAGACGGAAATTATTGCTAAATCTTATTTGCACCTAAAGATGTAGTAGGTTTTATGTACACATTTTGTCAATATCAATcagaataacaacagtaaaatattaaatgtaatttctaattttaccACTGAACAATGGATGAAATTTTATCTACATGAAAGGTTCATCACTAGTTTATCAAATTCCTCTCCATACAATGTACAACTTACATTAATCTCTCCTTTCATTCTAATCACTCCTGCAAGGTACAGCCTTTTCTATATCTTCGCTTCCTTCCTCTTAACACTTCCAAATATTATACCCTTTTTCCCAATTTATAATTCTTCATGACCAAACCTCAAAATGCTATCCTTCAATCTGACTTCTTACCTCACTGACACAAGTTAAGATAcctttataaatatttatcatcaccctgaaaaaataattagctATACCATATGTCCTTGGCACTTTCCTATCTACTTCGTACTAAGATGTAATCTAATAAACTCCTTCCCTCACCATTCCCTGGCCATAATTGTAAATATTTATCCTTAGAAACCCTATTTCTAAAATAACCATGCACTTTTCCCAAACTATTTCGACAAGGGTCTCCTCATTCTTATCTAAACCAATCGTCCCATAGTAATCCAAAATGCCACTGGTTTTCCTGTCACCTTTTTTTGTATACATATCACCTACTACAGCCACCATTTGATGCTCTCAAAACCCAGCAAGGCAAAAATTTAGACTTTTACCACTCACAATCTTCTTTTATCATAGCCCATGCACgccaattttataatttttttctttccccaAGTTCATGTCTTACCCACACAAGGCACAAATTAAAAAAATTGTGCTCTTTTGCTGGCACTGCATTTAACCAGTTATGCACCTTTCAATTAAACACCACACTCCACCCACGAAATCCTCCTTTTTCTGTTGTGATCTTCACACACTAACCTTTCACCTTCATATCATCCAGTACTAAAACATCCCGCTTTCTTTACTTAAACACGTCAGCTATTATACATCTACTGTATTTTCTTCTGCACTGTACTCCCAAACACTTAAAAGATCAagatctagcttgagggtacacccaggcacactattctatgtttccttattacctttcctcaaagggtattttccatgttagaacccttgacttatagcatcctgcttttctagctagggctgtagtttagctagtaataataactataataaagaaTACAAGATTTGGTCTGCAAGGgtattttcatttcacgtatgcaGTGAAAAGGCGATCGCCATAACAAAAGGGCTAGGTCAACTCACATGATATAGGAAGACTAATCGACAGCCCCGATCCATAGCCAGTTTTTAACAGGCGCCCGGAGGGAAGATTAAGATTGAAGGTTACGAAGATGGAAGTGGTAGGAGGGAAGGTGATTCGTCTCTCAGGAGTGATGTAGATGAAGCGTTTCTGGCGGTCCTTGGCGTCTCTGCAAAAGGAGGGGTAGTTTTGAAATCTTTGCAAAGGGAAGGACAGTTTACATGAGGTCTCTGTAAATGGTGGGACAATTTTCATGAGGTTTCTGCAAAAGAAAGGACGATTTTCATGAGGTCTCTGCATACGGAGGGACAGTTTTCAAGAGGTCTCTGCAAAAGGAGGGACAGTTTCCATGAGGTCTCTGCAGGAGGGACACTTTTTATGAGGCCTCTGCAAATGGAGGGACAGTTTTCTTAATACATTATCCATTTTTATATCAAACTATGCCCGAAAAACACAAAATCACAGTCTATTTTGAACGAGATAGTGTCGAGCCTTACACAGCTATGTGTTCTGATGTTCCATTGGTATAAAATGACCGTGAGCAGAGTCTCTGGTACAAGTCGCATTTCCCGGTCGATTTTCCAGTTTTCTCGGCTTCGACGTACTCCTTCAGGTGGATGTCGGCTTCGGGGGAATTACTGGGGCTGAGGAATAAAGGAAGCAACCTGTATGTATGGATCAAAATAGCAATACTTTCTTACGTCtgaatatatataggaataaacaaTCATATTTGGGTCTATGCAGGAATGAATTTTTAAGTGTGAAAGCTAAGAAACTGTTTAACTTTTGTGCCAAAGAACATTGTTGATAAAATTTGATGCCAGCAGTAATGTAAATATCTAATAAAGCTCTGTAAAAATAGTAATCTCTGTACTCAAACATTTACTGAACCAtttctttaatattaataaaagatgATAACCTCATCAAATGAAGATCAGACAAAACTAACATAAACTATTAcatcaaataaaatttatttaatctAAAAAGAAGATAAACATAAATTCTAGCCCAATAGAACAAGAAGCACCTTTCTTTTAATTACCTAAAGAGCAATTCAATCATTTCGCCAAAGAAACCGTGATACTTCAACGGCTCTTGGAAGAATTCGCAGATAGCCCGCTGCAAACATGGCGATCCTTCAAGACCCATGTTGTGTAACACGCCTTCTATTATCTGATACAATACTCTCCTGCAAAACAAAGCGTTTTcttcaatatttattataaaggGAAGAGATTATAACCAGACCAAAGAGTCAAGATCTGTTAATTGATATATGTGAggtgagcagctcttcttgaagaaggacactccaaaatcaaactattgttctctagtcttgggtagtgccatagcctctgtactatggtcttccactgccgtgggttagagttctcttgcttgagggtacactcgggcatactattccatctaatttctcttcctcttgttttgttaaagtttttatagtttatataggaaatatttattttaatgttactgttcttaaaatattcaatttttccttgtttccttacctcactagactattttccctgttggggcctatagggttatagcatcctgcttttccaattagggttgtagcttaacaagtaataataataataataataaaataataataacaacaacaataataataataataataataataataataataataatattgagccgtatgaaatattgcaaaatgtgATAAATAATCCGGGGAAATACTGGCGTTCATCTGATACATCAACATTATCAACATAACATAATATTCAAATGAATGTAATGACAAAAGGGGGAATTTCATAGCAAAATACATTGAAAAATTTGAGGAAGTTCTAAGTTATAATGTTAAAAAGAGTGAAGTAAAATACTCAAATTCTTCTCATTAGCAAAATTCTCTTCATAATCTGaatttataaaaatcaaattacCATTAAATTTCTACCTATTATTTCAATTACTCAAAATAACAATCACAATCCAATTCCTACTTACAATAACAAGTTGATCACTTCATTTTACATCTCATCTTTTCATAAGCTTATGGAACAAAACGTCAGTATTCTTATTGGTATTTAAACTGACCTCGACAAAATAACAATAAGAGTTGTTTTAAGCTCACCTGTCCCCCTCAGTGATATCAACAAGTGGGGCGTCTTTGGGAGTGTGTCCGTACTCGGGATAATGTTTGAAGTTTGGGGCTTCACGTCTTTTTCTGAGAGGCCACTGACCAAAAGGGTTCTCTTCTGATGTCAGGCCCAAGTCATCAAAACTTactaaaagggaaacaaaaattgtGTCAAAGAAAAATAGTGAATAATTGTCAGTCTCCTGAGCAAtatcttaaaataaataaaatagttgaacaaacaaatataaaaataaaagactatgaatcacacacacacacatatatatactgtatatatacacacacacatatatatacatatatatacatatatatatatatattgtatatatatacatacatacatatatatatatatatatatatatatatatatatatatatatatatatatatatatatatattgcatatatgtatgcatatgtataatttatttatattcttattttcattcctcactgggctatttttccctgttggagcccttgggcttatagcatgatgcttttccaattatggttgtagcttataataataataataataataataataataataataataataatgtgaagtcagtgtaccagaattaatgaagccaactgtaccagccaTTAGTTTGAATGGTCAGTGACCTCTTTGCTTCAGTTGTTCTTACAACTgtttaaatctgcaatctttatccGAACATTTTTGTGTCCTCTTGGAGATGAGCCTCAAATTCGAACAGTTTATGCAGGtagtaaagacagagagagagagagagagagagagagagagagagagagagagagagagagagagagagagagagtgacatacTTACTAACAAAGGGGAAGCTGATGAGCATGTTGGTGCTGTAGCCTACTGGCAGGTCGTTCAAGAAGGGCAAGTTGAAGGTTAAGGTGATGGCCAGCAAAGTCGTTGGAGGCAGAGCAAATCGACGATTGGAGGTGAAGAAGAAGAGTCTCTTCTGGCGGGAAAGGATCTTCTCGTTGCTAGAGTTTCTGTCAACGAAAAATAGATTCAGGTTAATATTCTCCGATAACGAAGCAATACGATGTTTAGATTataaaacaacaagaaatgcagccgtttctagtccactgcaggagaaaggcctcagtctCGTTACTAGAGTTTCTAGTAACGAAAAATAGATTTTGGTTAATAAAGTCTCCGATAACGAAGCAATTCGATGATTAGattctaaaacaacaacaaaagcatacgtttctagtccactgcaggacaaaagtctcctCGTTACTCAGAGTTTCAGACATGCGTTTCTTCATGTCT
Coding sequences within:
- the LOC137620526 gene encoding uncharacterized protein isoform X1, which codes for MKELKHSRVASVVVLLLIILATQVTHFKRNSSNEKILSRQKRLFFFTSNRRFALPPTTLLAITLTFNLPFLNDLPVGYSTNMLISFPFVISFDDLGLTSEENPFGQWPLRKRREAPNFKHYPEYGHTPKDAPLVDITEGDRRVLYQIIEGVLHNMGLEGSPCLQRAICEFFQEPLKYHGFFGEMIELLFSPSNSPEADIHLKEYVEAEKTGKSTGKCDLYQRLCSRSFYTNGTSEHIAVDAKDRQKRFIYITPERRITFPPTTSIFVTFNLNLPSGRLLKTGYGSGLSISLPISFNLDDLGLTTEDHPFADFRNFTFLDELFRLKREVGEQSPGINWAGGDREVMYFTIETTLESIGMNGKACLLRAICEMFQAPLDRYGILGEALEIFFSPSLSPYAEFRLDDYLEAELVGRSSGVCVDYEENCPHSLFTDAKFESSHPIDIINSLMSVLKHKST
- the LOC137620526 gene encoding uncharacterized protein isoform X2, with protein sequence MKELKHSRVASVVVLLLIILATQVTHFKRNSSNEKILSRQKRLFFFTSNRRFALPPTTLLAITLTFNLPFLNDLPVGYSTNMLISFPFVISFDDLGLTSEENPFGQWPLRKRREAPNFKHYPEYGHTPKDAPLVDITEGDRRVLYQIIEGVLHNMGLEGSPCLQRAICEFFQEPLKYHGFFGEMIELLFSPSNSPEADIHLKEYVEAEKTGKSTGKCDLYQRLCSRSFYTNGTSEHIAVDAKDRQKRFIYITPERRITFPPTTSIFVTFNLNLPSGRLLKTGYGSGLSISLPISFNLDDLGLTTEDHPFADFRNFTFLDELFRLKREVGEQSPGINWAGGDREVMYFTIETTLESIGMNGKACLLRAICEMFQAPLDRYGILGEALEIFFSPSLSPYPEFRLGDYLEAELIGRSSGVCVDYEEDCSHSLFTDSKFESSHLMDIIDSLMSMIKLRST